In Deltaproteobacteria bacterium, the genomic stretch GCGCGCTCGGAGAGCGGAGCGTGCGCGCTCACGAGCAGATCGCTCGCGGCAGCTCGCCGATGCGCGCCGTGTCGAGGCGCAACAGGCGCGGCTCGCCCGCGTCGTAGAGCCGCATCCAGTCGCGCGCCCACTCGGGGTCGGCGAAGCGCGCCGGGTCGTGCCACGGCGAGAGCGCCTCGAGGATCCACGGCGTCACGTACCCGAACAGGCGCAGCATCACGAGCTTCAGCTCGATGCGCGTGCGCCACGTGCCCCACAGGCCATCGCGGCGCAGCAGCATTCGATACGCCTCGCGCGTGCGCGACAGCGTGTGCCACATCGCGTAGGCGAGGCCGCGCACGCGCAGCCACCAGTCGCCCGAGATCGCCTGATAAACGCCGAACGCGGCGTGCTTGTGCTCGAGCTCCTCGACGAAGTGCCACAGCACGAGCGACGTCACCGCCGGATCGGCGCCGGCGAAGAGATGCACGCGGTCGCGGATCAAGTAGTGCCCCAGCGCGAGCGCCATTGTCTCGAAGCCTGCGGCGTAGGCGAGGCGGAACGCGAGCGG encodes the following:
- a CDS encoding metal-dependent hydrolase, whose product is MPILVRRVQFDFPDGLAAHWHPARPAWSQVVNAASLLMPYLEPFLIEAIREAIPQLRDPALAAEARGYVGQEAHHFRQHRRFNDRVIALGYDGIREYEAQLARDYEALSREPLAFRLAYAAGFETMALALGHYLIRDRVHLFAGADPAVTSLVLWHFVEELEHKHAAFGVYQAISGDWWLRVRGLAYAMWHTLSRTREAYRMLLRRDGLWGTWRTRIELKLVMLRLFGYVTPWILEALSPWHDPARFADPEWARDWMRLYDAGEPRLLRLDTARIGELPRAICS